The following proteins come from a genomic window of Nycticebus coucang isolate mNycCou1 chromosome 11, mNycCou1.pri, whole genome shotgun sequence:
- the LOC128598424 gene encoding LOW QUALITY PROTEIN: ras-related GTP-binding protein A-like (The sequence of the model RefSeq protein was modified relative to this genomic sequence to represent the inferred CDS: substituted 2 bases at 2 genomic stop codons), protein MENHQSQDLELWRMSWRLETQDSSSPKATGLQTQEEPTGIQFTSGGKLKLGQLVHKMDLVQEDQRDLIFEEREEDLGCLSRPLECACFRTSIWDEKLYKAWFSIVYQLIPNVQQLEMNLRNFTQIIEADEVLLLERAALLVISHYQRKEQRDVHSFEISNIIKQFKLGCSKLAASFQSMEVRNSSFAAFIDIFTSNTYVMVVMSDPWIXVTEXFRSYSGQHSNAKKHFEKLERVDGPKHSLLMC, encoded by the exons ATGGAGAACCACCAGTCCCAAGACCTGGAGTTGTGGAGGATGAGCTGGCGGCTGGAGACCCAGGATAGCTCCAGTCCAAAGGCCACTGGGCTACAGACCCAGGAAGAGCCAACAGGGATCCAGTTCACGTCTGGAGGCAAGTTAAAGCTGGGGCA ACTGGTGCACAAAATGGATCTCGTTCAGGAGGATCAGCGTGACTTGATTTtcgaagagagagaggaagacctGGGGTGTTTATCTCGCCCGCTGGAGTGTGCTTGTTTTCGAACATCCATCTGGGATGAAAAGCTCTACAAAGCCTGGTTCAGCATTGTTTATCAGCTGATTCCCAACGTTCAGCAGCTGGAGATGAACCTAAGGAATTTCACCCAGATTATCGAAGCCGATGAAGTTCTGCTGTTGGAAAGAGCTGCGTTATTAGTGATTTCCCATTACCAGCGCAAAGAGCAGCGTGACGTCCACTCATTTGAGATCAGCAACATCATCAAGCAGTTCAAGCTGGGCTGCAGTAAATTGGCCGCTTCTTTCCAGAGCATGGAAGTTAGGAATTCTAGCTTCGCTGCTTTCATCGACATCTTCACATCAAACACATACGTGATGGTGGTTATGTCAGATCCGTGGATCTGAGTAACAGAGTAGTTCCGCAGCTACTCTGGTCAACATTCCAATGCCAAGAAACACTTTGAGAAGCTGGAGAGAGTGGATGGCCCCAAGCATAGTCTCCTTATGTGCTGA